ATTTTTTCGCTTCAGTAGCGACTTCAATCAGTATATTACAATGTTTTATTGAAGTCAATAATTATTGTAAAATATTTTTGAAGTAACTATCCTCTTAAGGACAAATAATAATATACCTCAAAAGGATAGCTAAAATCAAGCTTTTTTTCTAAAAAACTTTTTCAAGTCTACTACAAACAACATAATCCCCAGAATAACGACCAATCCGCCTACTATTTGGGAAACAGTCAAATATTCATTGAAGATAAAGATCGCAAGTAGCGCTGCACCAACCGGTTCGAATAGAATGGCAATCGAAATTACATTCGTACTTGTCCATTTCAATGCCCAGTTGAAAAGATTATGCCCTAATAAGTTTGGTATAATCGCCAATAAAATAAACCACATCCAATCAATCGCCGGATATGGACCGAATGATTCCCCTTTTATAATAATATAAAAGAATAAAGTAATTGTACTTACGGAATACACGACCATCGTATAAGTAACAAGAGACAATCTTTTCCGTACATCTTGCCCGAACAATAAATAACCCGTTATTAAGGCACATGCAATCAATGCTAATATATCTCCATAAAGTGCCGTACCACTAATTTGAAAATCTCCCCAGCTAATAAGGACGCTGCCTAAAATCGCAATGCCGCCAGCAATAAATGTCTGGAGCGTTATTTTTTCTTTGAAGAATAGATACGTTCCGATAAATGCAAATAGCGGCTGCATCGTTACCAATACAGTAGAACTTGCTACAGATGTGTAATTTAACGATTCAAACCATAATATAAAATGAAATGATAAAAATACCCCTGCGATTGACGAAAATATCCAATCACGTTTTGACAGCACTTTTATTTCATTGCTATATTTCATTAAAAACCACGGGAGCATTATCAATATCGAAAACAGCATTCGGTAAAATGCAATAACTCCAGCATCTGCAGTTGATAGTTTTACAAAAATCGCAGAAAGGGAAACAGAGATTACGCCAATAATAATAGGAATATACGGGTGGATTGGTGGTCTTTCCACTAAAACCCCTTCTTTCTATATAATATA
Above is a window of Solibacillus isronensis DNA encoding:
- a CDS encoding DMT family transporter, which translates into the protein MERPPIHPYIPIIIGVISVSLSAIFVKLSTADAGVIAFYRMLFSILIMLPWFLMKYSNEIKVLSKRDWIFSSIAGVFLSFHFILWFESLNYTSVASSTVLVTMQPLFAFIGTYLFFKEKITLQTFIAGGIAILGSVLISWGDFQISGTALYGDILALIACALITGYLLFGQDVRKRLSLVTYTMVVYSVSTITLFFYIIIKGESFGPYPAIDWMWFILLAIIPNLLGHNLFNWALKWTSTNVISIAILFEPVGAALLAIFIFNEYLTVSQIVGGLVVILGIMLFVVDLKKFFRKKA